A part of Limihaloglobus sulfuriphilus genomic DNA contains:
- a CDS encoding sodium:solute symporter family protein yields the protein MAGFEWAIVAGLVGIIIFFGIWSQKYVKNAADFLVAGRGCGKYLGATAGEAASMGAISLIAFLQAAYVGGPVAWWTMIVTVVVYLLISVTGWGIYRLRETRAMTLNELLEKRYSRRLRVFCGVLCFISGVLNMGIFPIVTGRFIMYICNLPVYFDFAGITFKTVWVTTGLLVAISLLLAFKGGQISLIITDFMQWSVIMAMYIAVGIAVYRIVNWDDISAAILAQKDTRPMLDPYMPTTANAFGLWYFVLFSFRAFYNVLSWAPGSGRAQSATQAREAKMMWILSYIRQGANMGLIFASVACFAFMNSPQFADMAAKIQATIQNIPNTKVQSEMAVPIFLSYILPAGIKGLFVAGMVAASISTLDTYFLSWGGVLTQDVIAPLRRKPLSNESRLRFLRWSVAGVAVFVYFFSLVWKQSDYIWMYFAITGSIYTGGAGAVILGGIYWRKATEKGAWAAMITGSSLAIISIIVQQQCSKMPWWPHWLNGLWLSVMASLCAIIIFVIISFLTYKKPYDLEELLNRKPHLWEKHPDKVKYTWFEMLITVITIVLLVSLAIGGWYSRTHEISAQSWITFWKWYSFIVFGYSIPVAIWFFIGSLFDLRTLFKTLKENHLLVNIDSDKG from the coding sequence ATGGCCGGCTTTGAATGGGCAATTGTTGCAGGTCTTGTTGGGATAATAATCTTTTTCGGTATCTGGAGCCAGAAATACGTAAAAAACGCGGCGGATTTTCTCGTTGCCGGCAGGGGCTGCGGCAAATATCTCGGCGCAACCGCCGGAGAAGCGGCGAGTATGGGAGCTATATCGCTTATCGCTTTTCTACAGGCCGCGTATGTCGGCGGGCCGGTAGCATGGTGGACGATGATAGTTACAGTGGTGGTTTATCTGCTTATATCCGTAACCGGCTGGGGCATTTACAGATTGCGCGAAACACGGGCTATGACACTCAATGAGCTGCTCGAGAAACGATACAGCCGCCGGTTGAGAGTTTTCTGCGGTGTTTTATGTTTTATCTCGGGTGTTTTGAATATGGGCATATTCCCTATAGTAACCGGCAGATTTATAATGTATATCTGCAATCTTCCCGTTTACTTTGACTTTGCCGGCATTACATTCAAGACAGTATGGGTGACAACAGGTCTGCTTGTAGCAATTTCGCTTCTTCTCGCGTTTAAAGGCGGACAGATATCTTTGATAATAACCGATTTCATGCAGTGGTCAGTTATTATGGCTATGTATATAGCTGTAGGTATTGCCGTTTACCGGATTGTCAACTGGGACGATATATCCGCGGCAATTCTTGCTCAAAAAGACACACGGCCCATGCTGGATCCGTATATGCCGACAACCGCCAACGCGTTTGGACTTTGGTATTTCGTGCTTTTCTCTTTCAGGGCGTTTTATAATGTACTTAGCTGGGCTCCCGGCAGCGGCCGCGCACAGTCAGCCACCCAGGCACGCGAGGCAAAGATGATGTGGATACTCAGCTATATACGCCAGGGAGCTAACATGGGGCTTATATTTGCATCAGTCGCATGTTTTGCGTTCATGAACAGCCCGCAGTTCGCCGATATGGCGGCAAAAATACAGGCCACTATTCAGAATATACCAAACACCAAGGTTCAGTCCGAAATGGCTGTGCCGATATTTCTTTCCTACATACTCCCCGCTGGAATCAAGGGTCTTTTCGTAGCCGGCATGGTGGCTGCCTCGATAAGCACTCTGGATACCTATTTTCTCAGCTGGGGCGGCGTACTTACTCAGGATGTTATAGCTCCGTTAAGGCGTAAACCGCTGTCAAACGAATCTCGGCTCAGGTTCCTTCGCTGGTCGGTTGCCGGCGTTGCAGTTTTTGTTTATTTCTTCAGCCTTGTCTGGAAGCAGAGCGATTATATATGGATGTATTTTGCGATAACAGGCTCCATCTATACCGGCGGGGCAGGTGCGGTTATTCTGGGAGGAATCTATTGGCGAAAGGCAACTGAAAAGGGCGCCTGGGCGGCAATGATAACAGGCTCATCGCTTGCAATAATATCTATTATTGTGCAGCAGCAGTGTTCGAAAATGCCTTGGTGGCCGCACTGGCTAAACGGATTATGGCTTTCGGTTATGGCATCCTTGTGCGCGATAATAATCTTTGTTATAATATCTTTTTTAACGTATAAGAAACCCTATGATCTTGAAGAGCTGTTAAACCGTAAACCGCATCTGTGGGAAAAACACCCGGATAAGGTTAAATATACATGGTTTGAAATGTTGATTACAGTTATAACGATTGTTCTTCTTGTTTCGCTTGCAATCGGCGGATGGTACAGCAGAACGCATGAAATATCCGCTCAGAGCTGGATTACATTCTGGAAGTGGTATTCCTTTATTGTGTTCGGCTACAGCATTCCGGTTGCAATATGGTTCTTTATAGGCAGTTTGTTTGATTTAAGAACGCTTTTCAAGACTCTTAAAGAAAACCACCTGCTGGTAAATATTGATTCAGACAAAGGTTAA